The genomic DNA ATTGTGCGCATTGTTTTTTCATAATTTACGAATAATCGCCACGACCTTGCCGAGGATGCGGACCTCCTCCCGGTTCGGTCTCACCACGATCGGCTTCATCCGGGCGTTGGCCGGCTCCAAGCGGATCGCGTCGGGGTCTTTGTAAAAGCGTTTGACCGTGGCCTCGTCGTTTAGGAGCGCGACCACGACTTCTCCGTTGCGCGGCTGGGGATGGGGTTGCACCACGGCGTAGTCGCCCGAATGGATTCCGGCCTCGATCATGCTGTCGCCCGTGACCCGGACCACAAACGACCCGGGCGGGGCCAGGCTTCGATCCAGCCGGAAGTGACGCTCCACCTCTTCCGTCGCCAGCAGGGGCGCGCCCGCCCGGACGCGTCCCAGCAAGGGGACGGCGACGGTCGGGGAGGCCGTCTCCCCGGACCACCCGACGACCTCCATCGCGCGGGACAATCCCGCCCGGCGGCGGATGTAGCCTTTATCCTCCAGTGCGGCCAGATGTTTCTGCGCGCCCTTGGGTCCCCGCAAGCGCAGATGCCGTGCGATCTCCCGTATCGTGGGGGGGAAACCGTTTTTTTCGTAACTATCCTTTATATAGTCCAGAACCCGTTCCTGACGGGGGGTCAAGGTGTCTTTCATGGCGGCTCGATCCAAAGGTCTACATTTGTAGTCCTACCTTATCTGAATCGGAAGGCGTTGTCAAGCGCCGCTCATCCCGGCTCCAGGATGGCCCCGACGCCCTTCGCCAAGGCCATGCTTCAATCGCCTGGGGTTCCAAGGCGTTGGGAGCGTTCCACCCTTATTTTGATTGACAATGCGGGTTCAATGTGATAAAAAAGCTCAATCATTTTGGCCAAGTCCAGATAATCTGAATACTCCTTCCATCCCTCATTGAGGTTCGGAAACGGTTTGGGGCGGGCCGGTCCATTCCGTCCATTAGAATAACGAGGCTGACTCGGACACAATGCAACACCTCCACCTTCTTTCCCACGGGCATTTCCCAAAGGGGGTCTCGTATGTCTTTATTATCTCTCCCGCGGCGTCGTGCGGGGATTTTGTTCGTTTTTCTTTCGGGTCTCGGGTTCGTGATCGGATGGGCCCCGCCGGCATCGGCGGTCGGGAATCTGAAACTGGGTCCGCTTGAGCTTCATCCCTACTTTCAGGTTTCCGAATCCTACGACAGCAACGTTTGCCGGTCGGAAGATATGGTCTGTCTGAGTCCGGATGATCCTTCCAAAAGCAAGGACGCGAACGACTGGCTGACCCTCTTCACCCCCGGGCTTCAGGCGGCGCTCCCTTTCCAGAATTCCCGTTTCGAGGCGGAGTATCGTGGAGACTGGGGCCGGTACAACGAGCTGAAGGTCTGGAACTACAGCGACAACCTGGCCAAGGGCAATCTGGCCCTCAACTTTGCCGGCGGCGTTTCGTTGCGAATAAAAGAAGAATGGACCAACGGCCATGACGCGCCCGGCTTTGCGCAGAGCCTTCAACTCGACCTCTACCATGAAAACACGGCCGGGGGGGGCATCGACTGGCAGGTCGGACCGAAACTGCGCGTGGCG from Nitrospiria bacterium includes the following:
- the lexA gene encoding transcriptional repressor LexA, which produces MKDTLTPRQERVLDYIKDSYEKNGFPPTIREIARHLRLRGPKGAQKHLAALEDKGYIRRRAGLSRAMEVVGWSGETASPTVAVPLLGRVRAGAPLLATEEVERHFRLDRSLAPPGSFVVRVTGDSMIEAGIHSGDYAVVQPHPQPRNGEVVVALLNDEATVKRFYKDPDAIRLEPANARMKPIVVRPNREEVRILGKVVAIIRKL